Proteins encoded by one window of Salmo trutta chromosome 17, fSalTru1.1, whole genome shotgun sequence:
- the cib1 gene encoding calcium and integrin-binding protein 1, which translates to MGTTASQLRKDLLSEYQELTFLTKQEIILAHKRFSELLSKEDRNIPTPRVPMEKVLSLPELKSNPFRKRICHVFSTSDMKDGSLTFEDFLDLLSAFSDSATLEIKSHYAFRIFDFDDDGTLDGGDLEKLVNCLTGETDDTRLTTEEMRQLISNILEESDIDKDGTVNLSEFQHVISRSPDFVSSFKIVL; encoded by the exons atgggaACAACAGCAAGTCAATTAAGGAAGGATCTGCTCTCAGAATATCAG GAGCTGACGTTTCTTACAAAGCAAGAAATTATTCT GGCACACAAGAGATTCAGTGAACTCCTCTCCAAAGAGGACAGAAACATCCCCACCCCTCGAGTGCCCATGGAGAAAGTCCTTTCACTGCCAGAACTCAAG TCCAACCCTTTCAGAAAAAGGATCTGTCACGTATTCTCAACATCTGATATGAAAGATGGAAGTCTCACCTTTGAGGACTTCCTTGATCTCTTGAGTGCCTTCAGTGATTCAGCTACACTGGAAATCAAGTCCCACTACGCATTCCGCATTTTTG ACTTTGATGATGATGGCACTCTGGATGGTGGGGACCTGGAGAAGCTGGTGAACTGTCTGACTGGTGAGACGGATGACACAAGGCTTACCACTGAAGAGATGAGGCAGCTCATCAGCAAT ATTCTTGAAGAGTCTGATATAGACAAAGATGGTACTGTGAATCTGTCAGAGTTCCAACACGTCATCTCAAGGTCACCAGATTTCGTCAG TTCTTTTAAGATTGTTCTGTGA
- the gdpgp1 gene encoding GDP-D-glucose phosphorylase 1: MEDGKSPTRFVYCNRDFADHVCWSGCGDRTAPMSKFDTTIQAGWTDRMDRGLFRYHLGDLETRILPGPARYVAQLNIQRGIERRQPQEILSIKQNFDTKQFNFNKINPEEVIFEMSKQIEPTSHPKGGGPYKENGHPCDELCRIMVMVNISPLEFGHCLLVPEPTQCSPQVLTPAAIQIGIESVLLSSDPGFRVGFNSLGAFASVNHLHLHGYYMNQELNLETASTQPLVPEKGFYRLRDFPVGFMFYSEVDDLEKVVCAISQVTDSLVEGNKAHNLFFTRGCPPGKSDVRARRGVRIVVWPRRSCFGAKDESAFNVALCELAGHLPFKNRHDFEHSTEKDVMAIIQRYLLPDQQFLQLEQQLTAHLQKDI, from the coding sequence ATGGAGGACGGCAAATCGCCAACACGCTTCGTCTACTGTAACCGAGATTTTGCTGACCATGTTTGCTGGTCTGGATGTGGTGACCGAACTGCCCCGATGTCAAAATTTGACACGACAATTCAAGCCGGCTGGACTGACAGGATGGACAGAGGGCTGTTCCGTTATCACCTGGGTGACTTGGAGACAAGAATTTTACCTGGGCCGGCTCGGTATGTGGCCCAACTGAATATtcaaagagggatagagagaagacAGCCTCAGGAAATATTAAGCATCAAACAAAACTTTGACACCAAGCAGTTCAACTTCAACAAAATAAATCCAGAGGAAGTCATTTTTGAGATGAGTAAGCAAATTGAGCCTACGTCGCACCCCAAAGGTGGGGGGCCCTATAAAGAAAATGGACACCCATGTGATGAACTCTGTAGAATTATGGTGATGGTCAATATTAGCCCATTGGAATTTGGTCACTGTTTATTAGTTCCAGAACCCACCCAGTGTTCGCCACAGGTCCTGACCCCCGCTGCCATCCAAATCGGAATTGAATCTGTGCTCCTGAGTTCTGACCCAGGCTTCCGTGTGGGATTCAATAGTCTTGGTGCGTTTGCATCTGTCAATCATCTCCACCTTCATGGATACTACATGAACCAGGAGCTAAACTTAGAAACTGCTTCAACCCAACCCTTAGTGCCGGAAAAGGGATTTTACCGTCTGAGAGATTTCCCCGTCGGCTTTATGTTCTACTCTGAAGTGGATGACCTTGAGAAAGTTGTCTGTGCCATTAGTCAGGTCACAGACTCATTGGTGGAGGGGAACAAGGCACACAACCTGTTTTTCACTCGAGGCTGCCCACCTGGGAAGTCTGATGTGCGTGCCAGGCGTGGTGTGCGCATTGTTGTATGGCCTAGGAGGTCCTGCTTTGGTGCCAAAGATGAATCTGCCTTCAATGTGGCTCTGTGTGAGCTGGCTGGACATTTACCATTCAAGAACAGACATGACTTTGAACACAGCACTGAAAAAGATGTGATGGCCATCATTCAGAGGTATCTGCTGCCTGACCAACAGTTTCTTCAGTTGGAACAGCAACTTACTGCACATTTACAGAAAGACATTTAA